One region of Calditrichota bacterium genomic DNA includes:
- the acpS gene encoding holo-[acyl-carrier-protein] synthase yields the protein MIAGIGVDIVSVKRMHTISQRWQSHFLQKIFSDAEIAYCTAKTGQAVSQSFAARFAAKEAFKKALTAAGNARPLNWKEVWVEHTREGVPVFRFSDPLQQEMNGFDCHLSLSHENEFAIALVILETKKPFNF from the coding sequence ATGATTGCCGGTATCGGCGTGGACATTGTTTCGGTGAAACGCATGCACACCATTTCTCAGCGATGGCAGTCTCATTTTTTGCAGAAGATCTTCTCTGACGCGGAAATCGCCTATTGCACCGCCAAAACCGGTCAGGCTGTTTCCCAATCCTTCGCGGCCCGCTTTGCTGCAAAGGAAGCCTTTAAAAAGGCGTTGACCGCCGCCGGAAATGCCAGACCCCTGAACTGGAAGGAGGTCTGGGTGGAACACACCCGGGAAGGCGTTCCCGTTTTCAGGTTTTCCGACCCTTTACAGCAGGAAATGAACGGGTTTGATTGCCACCTTAGTCTTTCACACGAAAACGAGTTTGCCATTGCTTTGGTTATTTTGGAAACAAAGAAGCCATTTAATTTCTGA